tccAAATTgagttttacatttttaaataattatgtgaCATGAGTTAAAAAGTGTTAAAAAATAACaacaattatatttgaatttaaaaggGGTGTTGCCAACCAAAGGGCAACACCTTTTCTCCAAGCcactttttacctttttttttaaattttttaaatatattttatattttttagttttatatttatattttttagtttttatagttttattttatttaataaaaatatttaaattttttttcattacttttataaaattttaatattttataattataaattttgaatatttagaaTAATGACCAATTTGATAAATTtgacataaaaaaattaaggtaAACTATTTAAAtagtcatttaaaattttttagcgaattaattttttttgtcataaaatatttttttgttaattttgtcacTCCCTTTAGATGAATTTTTAATGCTAGTCCCTCCACTATTAAACATTCTATTTGGTCACCAAATAGAATGCCGATATAGCCttcttttaattggtataataacaaattgaacccctaatattttacacaTCTtatcaagtttattttatttgtaaaaaaattcagTATTATTTACCTTCAATGTTTGCACATAACCAACTCGGCCATTActctaaatattcaaaaatttataattataaaatattaaaaaaagataaaatataaaattaaaaaaaataaaataactcaaccatttttttaaatatatattaaaagttttggtgaccaaaacaaaaattcgCAAAAAAACTTGAGTGATTGTTTAAGTAATTTATACTAATGTTTTTATGTCAATTTTACTGAAAAATTATCAAGTCATTattctaaatattaaaaaaattataattataaaatgttaaaaaaattttaaaataatgaaatttaaacaacTGAAccgttttttattaaataaataaaaactataaaatataaatataaaactaataaaattttataaaatttattttaaaaagcatataattaaattaaaaaaagagagtaaaaacaACTTAAAAGGGTGCCTTGGGACACCccttttaaattcaaatattattattttatttatttttattaaaatatcatttttataaatagTATCACTTATGACACCGTTTTTTACTGTTCAAAATAATTCATTCTTATAAATAATCtgtttttcttttatcaattttcataattattctaaaaaaatgtaaaaaactttaattaatattttaaaaataaaaattaaattaaatacataTATGGCACTTTTCTAATCCTCATACCCCTGCGGCTACCAgcaatatatcaaatattataaatttttaatttgttacttTTTCAGATATAATCGAATTTGAACACTCCTGATTCGAACAGCCGGTCTGTGATTTAACGTGCTCGTCCGGTCCAGAAAAATTGGTAGGCGAAGTGAGCGACGGTGATTGTCTATTCAATCCAAGTTTTCTCTGTTTCAATACAAAGCACCTCATTTACGGTTTTTAACTACTTAGACCAGATTGAAGGGGGAAAAGAAAGAATAGTCAAAAATGGCGAAAGCTGTAGCTTGGCATGCTTCATTTACTTCATATTCTTCTTCATCATCGTCGTCTCCATTTCCAAGAAATCCCATGGTACCAGTTGGTTTTTCTCTTTCACTTTCACCCAGAATTCATACTTTATCTTCAGCTTTTCCTTCACTTTCCATCAAACCAAAAAGGCCCAACAGCTCTTTTGAAGGTAATTccatacctttttttttcttctttcctggATTGATTGTATCTTTCTTGGGTCTTACTCTTATTTTTCAGGAAAAAGGATTAATGTGTGTTTGAAGTTCTTGTTAGTTTATTCACTATTTTGTTTACTGTAAtgaatttttgggttttaaactttaaatttataagTATTGAAATTGTTaggtgaaatttttttaataaattagtgaCGGTGCAAGAAAAGAAATATGCTAGTTTTAATGGATGACTGAAGAAAATTACCGGAAATTGAAAATTGTGATAGCACTCCCCCACGTTTTTTTCCCTTCCTGTTTCAGGCCCAGTAGTATACTCATTCAGCAATTATGCCATGTTATACGGATTTGGGTATGAGTCTAGAGTTATCCAACATATATTACCGTCTGAAGTTCTTTCACATATTTGGATTCTTAGGGGCTCATATCCTCGAGTTCATGTCTAAGTTGGGAGCAGCATAGATAGAAAGTGAAAGTTCGTTCTTGCTGGAATAATTTTGGTATCAGATTCAAGCATGTGTTCTAGATTGGTATCTTCAATTTTGTTATAAGTTTTTCACTTATTTGGAGGATCCTTTGAGGGTCATAATCCTGTGCTCATGTTAGATATGTGTCAAGACACGAGTAATTCAAAAAAGTGAAGAGTTGGAGCAATATAGATAGAAAGTGAAAGTTAGTTCTTGCTGGAATAATTTTGGTGATGAAGTTTTTTGTAGCTAGAAGGCTTttcttttctgaaattttatagGAGGTAATAAGATGACATAGTTGAGCTTAGTGTTTTCGAGAATTGTGTTCAATGGAGTAGTGCTTCAGGCTTATGTTACTCCGACTCTTCATTTTCATGAAGTATCAATGCATAACACATATTCTGACATGGGTATGAGGTCAGATCCTCCTAATAtgtggaaaaacttagaaaaaattgaGCATACCAATGTCAGACATATACCTGTATCCAACACACACTCCCCTTGAGTCTGAGAAACATAGTTTTAGGCCATCAGGGCATATTCTTTCTATGAAACCTAGTTTATGGCTGCTGAAGGATTCATCTCTATACTTTTGTGACAGTGAGATCTGTGGCTGCTCCTGCAGAAGATATTGCCGGGTTTGACGAAATGGTTTCTGGGACAGAACGTAAGTATTACATGCTAGGCGGCAAGGGAGGTGTAGGGAAAACAAGTTGTGCTGCTTCACTAGCAGTTAAATTCGCAAATAATGGACACCACACTCTGGTGGTTTCTACTGATCCAGCTCATTCCTTGAGTGATTCTTTTGCGCAGGTTTAACCCACTccctcattttttttattctgaTGCTTTTGTTCCTGCAATTATCTTCGTTTGAGCTTGGTCTATGTGTTTATCTTCAATTTAGGATTTGACTGGAGGGATGCTAGTACCGGTTGAAGGACCTGACTTTCCATTGTTTGCTCTGGAGGTATGCAGAATAAACTTCCTAATCAAGTGTCCGTTAATTTTCTTTAGGACATTCTTTTGCATTTGTTGCACATAATCCTTGAGTTATGTATTTTGTAGGAGATAACCATCTGCAAGTTATTGTTTTGATGGGTTTTTATTGCCTTGTATGCTTGGTAgtttgtatgttaaatttatagCTTTGTCACAGATAAACCCAGACAAGGCTAGGGAAGAGTTTCGAGATGCAACTAAGAACAACGGTGGAACCGGGGTCAAAGAATTCATGGATGGCATGGGCCTTGGGATGCTTGTAGAACAGGTGAAgctttatttataaatttgttcTGTGTAGTGCCATGGATGACCTCACTGCTTAAGTTTTGTCCTAATCCTTTCCTTAAGCCGCCTTTCTTGAGTCTCGAGGTCTTGGCTTGTTTATTCCTTCTAGTTTTCgggttttataaatttatgatttctGCTTCTGATGTTTCTTCTATCTGTGGAAGTTAGGAGAGCTGAAATTGGGAGAGCTACTTGACACTCCGCCTCCCGGTTTAGATGAAGCTATTGCTATTTCGAAGGTAACATTATGTTCCCTGCTTATTTCCTTGTTTTATCTCAACTTTTGTATCTTAGGCTGTATACTGATTGCAGAAGCTTTTGCTAGGTGATGCAATTTCTTGAATCACCGCAATATAACATGTTTACTCGAATAGTTTTTGACACTGCACCAACGGTGAGTGATGAGTTTCTTCCTATTTTGTGGCACTTCACATTCGAAATCAATCCAATGAGCTCTAAATGATGGGGAGTT
The sequence above is drawn from the Gossypium hirsutum isolate 1008001.06 chromosome A05, Gossypium_hirsutum_v2.1, whole genome shotgun sequence genome and encodes:
- the LOC107957367 gene encoding ATPase GET3B isoform X2, which gives rise to MAKAVAWHASFTSYSSSSSSSPFPRNPMVPVGFSLSLSPRIHTLSSAFPSLSIKPKRPNSSFEEDIAGFDEMVSGTERKYYMLGGKGGVGKTSCAASLAVKFANNGHHTLVVSTDPAHSLSDSFAQDLTGGMLVPVEGPDFPLFALEINPDKAREEFRDATKNNGGTGVKEFMDGMGLGMLVEQLGELKLGELLDTPPPGLDEAIAISKVMQFLESPQYNMFTRIVFDTAPTGHTLRLLSLPDFLDASIGKILKLRQKIASATSAIKSVFGQEETKQNAADKLERLRERMVKVRDLFRDADSTEFVIVTIPTVMAVSESSRLSASLKKENVPVKRLIVNQILPPSVSDCKFCAVKRKDQMRALDVIQSDPELSSLKLIQSPLVDMEIRGVPALKFMGDIVWK
- the LOC107957367 gene encoding ATPase GET3B isoform X1 → MAKAVAWHASFTSYSSSSSSSPFPRNPMVPVGFSLSLSPRIHTLSSAFPSLSIKPKRPNSSFEVRSVAAPAEDIAGFDEMVSGTERKYYMLGGKGGVGKTSCAASLAVKFANNGHHTLVVSTDPAHSLSDSFAQDLTGGMLVPVEGPDFPLFALEINPDKAREEFRDATKNNGGTGVKEFMDGMGLGMLVEQLGELKLGELLDTPPPGLDEAIAISKVMQFLESPQYNMFTRIVFDTAPTGHTLRLLSLPDFLDASIGKILKLRQKIASATSAIKSVFGQEETKQNAADKLERLRERMVKVRDLFRDADSTEFVIVTIPTVMAVSESSRLSASLKKENVPVKRLIVNQILPPSVSDCKFCAVKRKDQMRALDVIQSDPELSSLKLIQSPLVDMEIRGVPALKFMGDIVWK